In Janthinobacterium rivuli, a single genomic region encodes these proteins:
- a CDS encoding acyl-CoA thioesterase — protein sequence MRRQAVQSAATVSKGLHLNWDYPHAHTLPVTPEAGDIDGLQHTNNAVYVRWCEHIAWHHSATLGLDLDDYRRLDRAMAIRRGEYDYLLPTRAGEALTLATWLCASDGRSSMERRFQLIRDSDGATVVRGRWDLICIELSSGRARRLPPEFLAVYEPAIVAAGA from the coding sequence ATGCGCCGCCAGGCCGTACAATCAGCCGCCACCGTCTCGAAAGGATTGCATTTGAACTGGGATTATCCGCATGCCCACACCCTGCCCGTCACGCCCGAAGCGGGCGACATCGATGGTTTGCAGCACACCAACAACGCCGTCTACGTGCGCTGGTGCGAGCATATCGCCTGGCACCATTCGGCCACCCTGGGGCTGGACCTCGACGATTACCGGCGCCTGGACCGGGCCATGGCGATACGCCGCGGCGAATACGACTACCTGCTGCCGACGCGGGCCGGCGAAGCGCTGACCCTGGCCACCTGGCTGTGCGCCAGCGATGGCCGCTCCAGCATGGAACGGCGCTTCCAGCTGATCCGCGACAGCGACGGCGCCACCGTCGTGCGCGGACGCTGGGACTTGATCTGCATTGAATTGAGCAGCGGCCGCGCGCGCCGCCTGCCGCCCGAGTTTCTGGCCGTGTACGAACCGGCCATCGTCGCGGCCGGCGCGTAA
- a CDS encoding amino acid permease — protein sequence MTAVGNTEPQELKRGLKSRHIQLIALGGAIGTGLFLGIAQTIKMAGPSVLLGYGIAGVIAFLIMRQLGEMVVDEPVAGSFSYFADKYCGHLPGFLSGWNYWVLYVLVSMAELTAVGIYVQYWWPGVPTWVSALIFFCVINAISLLNVKAFGEMEFWFALIKVVAIIGMIVFGAYLLASGDAGPQASVANLWQHGGFFPNGWQGLVMAMAVIMFSFGGLELVGITAAEADDPSTTIPRATNQAIYRILIFYIGALGILLSLYPWQNVVTGGSPFVLIFHALDSNLVATALNVVVLTAALSVYNSGVYCNTRMLFGLAKQGNAPRALLHLNRRGVPLVALGVSALATGACVVVNYFMPGEAFEVLMGLVVSALIINWAMISWIHLRFRAQKKIEGKTTLFQSLGYPFTNYLCLVFLAGILVIMYLTPGLRISVYLIPVWLAALGVGYWIKQSKAKA from the coding sequence ATGACGGCAGTCGGGAATACCGAACCACAAGAGCTCAAGCGCGGCCTGAAAAGCCGCCACATCCAGCTCATCGCCCTGGGCGGCGCCATCGGCACCGGCCTGTTTCTGGGCATCGCGCAAACCATCAAGATGGCCGGCCCCTCGGTTCTGCTGGGCTACGGCATCGCCGGCGTCATCGCCTTTTTGATCATGCGCCAGCTGGGCGAGATGGTGGTCGACGAACCCGTCGCCGGCTCCTTCAGCTATTTTGCCGACAAATACTGCGGCCACCTGCCCGGCTTCCTGTCGGGCTGGAATTACTGGGTGCTGTATGTGCTCGTCAGCATGGCCGAACTGACGGCCGTCGGCATCTATGTGCAGTACTGGTGGCCCGGCGTGCCCACCTGGGTCTCGGCGCTGATCTTCTTTTGCGTCATCAACGCCATCAGCCTGCTCAATGTGAAGGCCTTCGGCGAGATGGAATTCTGGTTCGCCCTGATCAAGGTGGTCGCCATCATCGGCATGATCGTCTTCGGCGCATACCTGCTCGCTTCCGGCGACGCGGGTCCGCAAGCCTCGGTGGCCAACCTGTGGCAGCACGGCGGCTTCTTCCCGAATGGCTGGCAGGGACTGGTGATGGCCATGGCCGTCATCATGTTCTCGTTCGGCGGCCTGGAACTGGTCGGCATCACGGCGGCCGAAGCGGATGATCCGAGCACGACGATTCCGCGCGCCACCAACCAGGCCATCTACCGCATCCTGATTTTCTACATCGGCGCACTGGGCATCTTGCTGTCGCTGTACCCGTGGCAAAACGTCGTCACCGGCGGCAGCCCCTTCGTGCTGATCTTCCATGCGCTCGACAGCAATCTGGTGGCCACGGCCCTGAACGTGGTGGTGCTGACGGCCGCCCTGTCCGTCTACAACAGCGGCGTGTACTGCAACACGCGCATGCTGTTCGGCCTGGCCAAACAAGGCAATGCGCCGCGCGCGCTGCTGCACCTGAACCGCCGCGGCGTGCCTCTGGTGGCGCTGGGCGTATCGGCCCTGGCGACGGGCGCCTGCGTGGTGGTCAATTACTTCATGCCGGGCGAAGCGTTCGAAGTGCTGATGGGACTCGTCGTGTCGGCGCTGATCATCAACTGGGCCATGATCAGCTGGATCCATTTGCGCTTCCGCGCGCAGAAAAAAATCGAAGGCAAGACGACCCTGTTCCAGAGCCTGGGCTACCCGTTCACCAACTACCTGTGCCTGGTGTTCCTGGCCGGCATTCTGGTGATCATGTATTTGACGCCAGGCCTGCGCATCTCCGTCTACCTGATACCCGTGTGGCTCGCCGCGCTGGGCGTCGGTTACTGGATCAAGCAAAGCAAGGCCAAAGCATAG
- a CDS encoding IS1595 family transposase produces MRPAEWITLIAQFAQLSQRQRQASIALLCGSAPHDATVALLESVVQPRLACPACHSEHLHRHGHAHGLQRYRCVPCGRTFNALTGTPLARLRHKSLWLDYADCLLASDSVRKAASQLGVHRNTTFRWRHRFLSLAKTDRPHGLHGIAEADELYLLESEKGSRHLTRPARRRGGHAHKRGISSEQVCILIARDRTGQTLDFVTGKGALTKAQLHHCLLPVIDKDVLLVTDGHAAYRAFSREAGISHQAVNLRAGIRVQGAAHVQNVNAYHSRLRQWLGPFHGVATRYLPNYLGWRWILDARRIRSPETLLKATLGAFPHLTVT; encoded by the coding sequence ATGCGGCCAGCCGAATGGATCACCTTGATTGCGCAGTTTGCTCAGTTGAGCCAGCGTCAGCGGCAAGCAAGCATTGCCCTGCTGTGTGGCAGCGCGCCACACGACGCGACCGTCGCGCTGCTGGAAAGTGTGGTCCAGCCGCGATTGGCCTGTCCCGCCTGCCATTCAGAGCACCTGCATCGGCACGGTCATGCGCACGGCTTGCAGCGCTACCGCTGCGTGCCTTGCGGACGCACCTTCAATGCGCTCACCGGCACGCCGTTGGCCCGCTTGCGCCATAAATCGCTGTGGCTCGATTACGCCGATTGTCTGCTGGCATCGGATTCCGTACGCAAGGCGGCTAGCCAACTGGGCGTGCACCGCAACACCACGTTTCGCTGGCGCCACAGGTTTTTATCGCTGGCAAAGACGGACCGGCCGCATGGCCTGCATGGCATCGCCGAGGCCGACGAGTTATATCTACTGGAGTCGGAAAAGGGATCGCGGCATCTGACGCGTCCGGCCCGCCGCCGGGGCGGCCATGCCCACAAACGCGGCATATCGAGTGAGCAGGTCTGCATCCTGATAGCGCGCGACCGCACGGGCCAGACCCTGGACTTCGTCACAGGCAAAGGGGCATTGACGAAAGCGCAGCTGCATCATTGCCTGTTACCCGTTATCGACAAGGACGTCTTGTTGGTCACCGATGGCCATGCCGCCTATCGGGCTTTTTCCAGGGAAGCGGGCATCAGTCATCAGGCCGTCAACTTGCGCGCCGGCATCCGCGTGCAGGGCGCCGCCCATGTGCAGAACGTCAATGCCTATCACAGCCGTTTGCGGCAATGGCTGGGTCCGTTTCATGGCGTGGCGACGCGCTACCTGCCGAACTACCTGGGATGGCGCTGGATACTCGACGCCAGGCGTATCCGCTCACCGGAAACGTTATTGAAAGCAACGCTGGGCGCATTCCCACATTTGACGGTGACATAG
- a CDS encoding sensor domain-containing protein encodes MEHKILHAPLASFTDLLLDAVCMVDVEGRFVFVSAACERIFGYTQQEMIGKRMLDLVAPADRARTLAAAQAIMDGHAQTHFENRYLRKDGSLAHIMWSARWSAADQLRVAVARDITLLKQAQAKQAALYAISEAMQATQDLPALLHRIQLIIGEHLPTRSLTLLLHDEHGVQAPMTSHADDSAPQPTSSLASLLCDEVLRSGRPLRLQAGQLAGLPAALQTAACALSSCWLAVPLYSSLGSIGALALQGGQDAVIGSAQDQDLLQFVAKQLATAIERRQLQTQMQFMAMHDELTRLPNRRLFHDRLHTAFARAHRQEGRLSLLFLDLDNFKRVNDEHGHACGDLLLQTVASRLRDCMRETDTLARMGGDEFVVLLESNAAPVDVSLIEQKIHAALAAPLHLGNGQQLQIAVSIGVAHYPEDGDTTQQLLRHADRAMYASKVLAAASR; translated from the coding sequence ATGGAACACAAGATTCTGCACGCCCCGCTGGCCAGCTTTACTGACTTGTTGCTCGATGCCGTGTGCATGGTCGACGTGGAGGGGCGCTTTGTTTTCGTCAGCGCCGCCTGCGAACGCATCTTCGGCTATACGCAGCAGGAAATGATCGGCAAGCGCATGCTCGACCTGGTCGCTCCCGCCGACCGCGCGCGCACCCTGGCCGCCGCGCAAGCCATCATGGATGGCCATGCGCAGACGCACTTCGAGAACCGCTACCTGCGCAAGGATGGCAGCCTGGCGCACATCATGTGGTCCGCCCGCTGGTCCGCCGCCGACCAGCTGCGCGTGGCGGTGGCGCGCGACATCACCTTGCTGAAACAGGCGCAGGCAAAGCAGGCTGCGCTGTACGCCATCTCCGAAGCCATGCAGGCGACGCAAGACTTGCCCGCCTTGCTGCACCGCATCCAGCTCATCATCGGCGAACACTTGCCGACGCGCAGCCTGACCTTGCTGCTGCATGACGAACACGGCGTGCAAGCTCCGATGACCTCGCATGCCGACGACAGCGCGCCCCAGCCAACCTCGTCGCTGGCCAGCCTGCTGTGCGACGAAGTGCTGCGCAGCGGCCGTCCGCTGCGTCTGCAGGCGGGCCAACTGGCCGGCCTGCCGGCGGCGCTGCAAACGGCGGCCTGCGCCCTGTCCTCGTGCTGGCTGGCCGTGCCGCTGTATTCTTCCCTGGGCAGCATCGGCGCGCTGGCCCTGCAAGGGGGCCAGGACGCCGTCATCGGCTCGGCGCAAGACCAGGATCTGCTGCAATTTGTTGCCAAGCAACTTGCCACCGCCATCGAGCGGCGCCAGTTGCAGACACAAATGCAGTTCATGGCCATGCACGACGAGCTGACCCGATTGCCGAACCGCCGTCTGTTCCACGACCGCCTGCACACGGCGTTCGCGCGCGCGCACCGCCAGGAAGGCCGGCTGTCGCTGCTGTTCCTCGATCTCGACAACTTCAAGCGGGTCAACGACGAGCACGGCCATGCCTGTGGCGACCTGCTGCTGCAAACGGTGGCGAGCCGCCTGCGCGATTGCATGCGTGAAACCGATACCCTGGCCAGGATGGGCGGCGATGAATTCGTCGTGCTTCTGGAAAGCAATGCCGCGCCGGTGGACGTCAGCCTGATCGAGCAAAAGATCCATGCGGCCCTGGCTGCGCCGCTGCACCTGGGCAACGGACAACAATTGCAGATCGCCGTCAGCATCGGCGTGGCCCACTATCCGGAAGACGGCGATACCACGCAGCAGTTGCTGCGCCATGCGGACCGGGCCATGTACGCTTCGAAGGTGCTGGCCGCCGCTTCGCGCTAG
- a CDS encoding DUF411 domain-containing protein — MIKHLLVRGAFAAMLGLPTFAMAALPVIEVYKSASCGCCSAWIKHLEANGFTVRAKNVEMPAQYRKLAGIPDALGSCHTGLVNGYAIEGHVPASEIKQLLREKPKAKGLAVPAMPMGSPGMEGPRKDAYDVLLVKNNGSTEVYKHYK, encoded by the coding sequence ATGATCAAACATTTATTAGTGCGCGGCGCCTTCGCCGCCATGCTGGGCCTGCCCACGTTCGCCATGGCGGCCCTGCCCGTCATTGAAGTCTACAAGAGCGCCTCGTGCGGCTGCTGTTCCGCATGGATCAAGCACCTCGAAGCGAACGGCTTTACGGTGCGCGCGAAAAATGTCGAGATGCCGGCGCAATACCGCAAGCTGGCCGGCATTCCCGACGCGCTCGGCTCATGCCACACGGGCCTCGTCAACGGCTACGCCATCGAGGGCCATGTACCGGCCAGCGAAATCAAGCAGTTGCTGCGCGAGAAACCCAAGGCCAAAGGCCTGGCCGTGCCGGCTATGCCGATGGGTTCGCCAGGCATGGAAGGACCGCGCAAGGATGCGTATGACGTCTTGCTGGTCAAGAACAATGGCAGCACCGAAGTCTACAAGCACTACAAATAG